In Chitinophagaceae bacterium C216, the genomic stretch CAAATCCATTTTATTATTTGTTACGCAAAGATAAATTTTGAAATCAATAGCGCTGCATTAGGGTTATTTAGTACTACCTCTCAAATACAATACACCAGAAACAACCATAGTAACTACCGCCCCTACTAGCAAATTGGAGAATATCTGTCCGGATATACTGATAGGAATAAAATATTTTCTCGTTTGCTGGGCTTCTATTTCTATTTCTTGAGGGGTTCTATGTTGGGCAGTTTGAAGACGTTCCACTTTGGAAGCTTCTATTATTTGATCGATTTTCTCGGGATTTGTTTTCCAGTAAACAAATGTGTAAATAGCCAGTACTAGCGTAGCCATTACAAAACATCTGAACCCCTGCTGAAATAATATTCCAAATTGCGAAATTCCTGTGGCTGATGCAAAAGACATTACACTCCACACAATACCTAACCCATAAATAAATGTACCTGCATACTGTAATACCGTTGCCTTATTATCATCCATTACAGATAATATTAGCCCCAGTACCACCATCAGCACACCTGTGATCAAACCTTTTATAGTAGCATTCAATTTCAATCTCTCTTAGTTTAATACAAGCTGATTATTGTGATAAATACCCAGAGGTTTGCCTTTGAAGGCTTTACCTATAAAGGGAGTATTTTTACTGATAGACAACACTGCTCCCTGATCTAATACCCACTCCTCTTGCGGATTGAATAAAGTGATGGAAGCAATATTACCTTCTTCAATGGAAGGAATATCCAGATTTAATATTTTCCGCGGATTGATAGCCAACAGCTCTATCCAACGTTCCTGTGTCACATCGGGCAGTGTGGTATTGAGTGCTGCATATACTGTTTGTAAAGAGAGCATTCCGTTCTTTGCATATTCAAACTCCACAATTTTATGATCTTTGTCTTGCGGAATGTGATGCGATGCGATACAATCAACCAATCCCTCCCCAACCGCTTTCTGCAAAGCCTTACGGTCTTTTTTATTGCGCAACGGCGGATTTACTTTTAGATTGGTATCGTAAGTGGTAATATCCTCATCACAGAAGACCAGATGATAAGGCGTTACAGAACAAGTAATATCCAGTTTTTTCTGTTTGGCATCCTTAATCAGCTTTAAAGAAGCCTCCGTACTCACACCAGTAAAATGCAAACCCGACTCCGCATAAGCTGCTAACTTGATATTGCCTGCTACGGCAATTTCCTCAGCGATATCGGGTCGCCCGGGAAGCCCCATTTGCGTTGAAGTAATGCCCTCATTCACTACTCCGTGAGGATTAATGCTTCTGTCATCGGGTACCTGAATGATTACACCATTGAAGGATTTGATATACTGCAACGCTTTTACCAACAACCCAGAAGACTGCACGGGGTTTTTACCATCGGTAAAGGCTACCGCTCCACTCAATTTCATATCATACATCTCGGCCAGTTCCTTACCTTCCGCATTACGGGTAATACTTCCCAATGGCAATACGGTAACCGGCAGTCCCTTGGCTTTTTGTATGATATATTCCACAACCGCTTTTTGATCCACTACGGGGTTTGTATTGGGCATTACGCATACGGTAGTAAACCCTCCGGCTGCTGCTGCCTTAGCACCGCTGCTGATTGTTTCGCGAAACTCAAAACCCGGATCGGCAAAATCGGCAAAAATATCTACCCAGCCGGGCGATACATGCAACTGAGGCAGCGCAACTTCCCTCGCCCCTTTTGCCTTCAAATTTTTACCAATGGAAATAATTCTCCCGTTTGAGATATGAATATCAATAACCTTCCCATGATGAGAAGAAGTGGGATCTACAATTTTTGCTTGCTTAATGATAAGGTTCATTAAGTTGCGAAGATAAGCAACAGTAAGATATAAACATGATTTCGGATTTTGAATTTAAAAAGAAGTAATTATTGTTTTTTTTGAACTTTTTTTTTATAAATTTGCTCCCCGCTCGAGTTACCCTCGAGTAGGGATCGGGATGTAGCTCAGTCCGGTTAGAGTACACGTCTGGGGGGCGTGTGGTCGCTAGTTCGAATCTAGTCATCCCGACTATTAGCATTGATTACCAATGTTTTACAAAAGTAGGTAGCAATTTAGGTTGTAATTTCAATCATAATTGCTACCTTTTTGCATTTCTTATGGCTTCCATCAAACATTTATAGCAATACTCTTTCTTTGAAAAGTAGAATTTTATTTACAACATCAAAGTAACAATGCGTTTTTCCTGTGGGATTATTGTCCTTTTTGTCCTTTTCTCGCACACGTATAAAAAGATGGTCAAGGGAGAGGCATCACAGCCTATTTTCTATTAAACCCAAACTCTTATTTTACTATAAATTTTACAGGCAATTTCCGAAAGGATTTTACTTCTCTACCGTTTTGAATGGCTGGTTTCCATCTCCCGGATTTCTTAATTACCCGAATTGCTTCCTGCTCCATCCCATACCCTAAACTTGTTAAAGGTTTAACGTCAGAAACGTTGCCGCCTTTGTAGGAATTGAAATTGCACATTTAAATTCTTTCTCCTAAGGTAGGGAAGAAAATAAAAAATATGGGCTTTCGTTTTTTTTGATATTACCCTTAACTTTATTTCCTAAAAACACTGCATGAGGGTATAGATTATATTATTACTACTCGCTCTCATTTTTAGCAATCAAAATTTATACGCATAATGAAAAAAATATTTATTATTCTGTTGGTAATATGCTCGTTTTATGCTTGTACAAACAATAACTACAAATATGTAGATAGCAATGGTAAATCCGAAACAATTGAAGCCACAAACGACAAGGAGGCATATTCACTGGCTGTTCGGAAATTCAATTCAGACAAAATGATACATTCAAAAATATCAAAATCGCTTGGACTACAGGATGACGGTCCGATTTCTTTTGACTTGTACAACTCAAAAGGCGACAGGGTTTTTGAAATTGTTAATGAAGATAGTATTAAGGCACATGTGTCTAAAGTAGTTGACAAAGTAACGCAACCCATTGATGAGATTGTCAAAAACTCAATTTTTAGTGATACAGCAAAACTAAAAGATGCACCAATTAAGGTTACAAAGGCAAGATTTTATCAAGAAGAGTATTCTAACTTTAAAGGCGTGTCTTTAACATTTAAGAATATTTCATCTAAAAAAGTTACCGCAATACGATTTAAGTGGTATGGAGAAAATGCATTTGGTGAACCTGCTGACGCAGGTGGTTTTAACGGATGGGGCGGAGGTTTTACAGATAAATCTCTATCCCCGGGAAGGTCAATGACATTGCAATGGAATGTCTTAAGTCGTGATGGTAAAAAAATAATAGTTGCCTATCCAACAGAAGTTGTCTTTGAAGATGGAGGAAAATGGGCGATTGAATGATTTTAAATAAAAAAATCATGATAAGTGAATATAGATAAAACAGAACCTTATTATTTATAAAGAAAAAGCGAAGCATTTACACTTCGCTTACAAAACAGAACAGATATTTACAAAAGTACTACTTCGTCATTAACAGGCTGCCTACCATTACGGAAACCGGATAAGATACTTTCAAACGCCTTACTATTCTGTTCCCGATATTCATCTTCTGTTAAATAATCTAATCTTTCACCGAATGAGCTGTTAAGTTGCTTTAGTGCCAATTGCTCGGCTTTAATACCACCTAAAATAATAACAGATAATTCGGATAGCCTGTACCATTGCTCAAGTTGCCAAACTGTTAGATATTCTTTAAAGGCATCCCGTAAATGTGCAGGTATTCGGGAATGGTTTGTAAACTCCATGTCAGTTGCCTGCAAAAACAGGTCGCTAATGGCTGCGGTAGTTCCAGTATCAGCGTTAATGTATGTATCAAAAAGCCTGTAAGTAAAAACATCATGCGTAAAATATAAAGCATTTGCATCCGCAGCAGGAAGATATTTGCCTGTGGGTAACAATTTGCAGGGCTTTATTTCTTTATCATGAACCTTTTGTAAATATTGTATTTTTTGCTCTCGTGTCATGGTTGCAAGTTTAGGGCTAAATGTATTTTTGTTGCGTGTGGCGCATCTACTGGTGTAACCTCAATAGCCGCTAGCAATGTACCATCGTAGATAAACTGAACATTAGGTATTGCTGCCAATTGCTGCCAGTGCATTGAAACTCCGTTACACTCGTAACGCTGGTATGCCTGTAAATCCTCATCTATTGGCAAAGTTGTGTAGTCATCCCGACCAACATATTAAAAGCCATGATTTTATGATCATGGCTTTTTTGTTTAGTACAGAGTGTACATCACTAATTTTTTGAGTTGGCTTTGTCGAAGATTATTATTTAAAACTTTATTTAACAAATCCTTCTTAAGATTCTGCGACAGCCCCTTAAATGGAAGGTATGCATATCGAAGAGATATCTATGGTCACTTTTAGAATACCTATTATTTAAAATATCCAAACAACAAATATGCAATTACTAGCGTAATAATAATATTAAAACCCTGAGCACCTAAGAAGGCTAATAAAGGCTTTCTGTTTTGCTTGCCGAAAATATCCTTAAAGCTGGTTTCAAGGCCAATACAGGTAAAAGCTAATGAAAACCAAAATCCTTGAATATTTTTTAACTGAGGTTTAATGCTTTCGGTAACATCGGGCGCTACCAGAAAAGAGAATACAAGAGATACAATTACAAATCCCAATACGAACTTGGGGAAGCGCTCCCAGATCACTTTTAAAGTAGGTTTTTGCTCCTGCTCTACCTCTTTCTTGGTATAAGACCAATACACAGATATGGCAAATGCTGCAATTCCCAACAATACATTCTGAGAAAATTTTACAATAGTACTTATCTTCAAAGCCGTTTCACCTACCAATGTGCCGGAAGCCACCACGGCACCTGTTGTATCAATGGTTCCTCCCAACCAGGCTCCGGTTATTTCCTCACTCAGTCCTAACTGATGAGCTATCCACGGCATAAATATCATCATCGGTACAGCGGTTATCAATACCAGCGATACAACTACTGATAATTTCTTCGGGTCGCCTTTAATGGCACCGGATGTTGCTATAGCTGCCGAAACGCCGCATATGGATACTGCACTGGACAGCATCATGGTGAGCTCATTATCTACCTTCATCTTCTTACAAAGCCAGAAGGAGAAATACCATACTGATAATACTACCAGCAATGACTGAATCAACCCCAAGGAACCGGCCTTAAGAATATCAGAAAAAATAACACTGATTCCCAGCAATACCAATCCTATTTTCACAAAGAATTCAGAAGACAATGACTCAGAAAACCACTCAGGTAATTTAATAAAATTCCGCACAATCAACCCCAAAAACAAACAAAAGATTACTGTTTCCAGATTTAAGGATTTAATGCCTTCAAAACCACCCGCTAAGGAAGCCAGCAACGTCAGTACATAAACTACAGGAAAGCTTTTCGCCACACCCGATATATCTTTACCGGTGATGCGAGCGCCTAAGAGCGCAAAAGCATAAAAAAATAAAAAGTAGAGCAAAATGTTTTTGAGATTTACTGCAGCAAAAACTGCTTGAGCTAAATCACTTGCATTTTGCCACTTAAATGACGGAGACGGCAGACCTAAACCTGCAATCGTAAGAATAATAATAGCAAATCCCAGCACAACTGCTGACCAATCATCTGTAAGTAAAAACCTGCGCTTAATTGTTTCTGTCATTATAAATCAAGATTATCTTTTTTATGAAAAATATCTTTCAATACTGTTCTTGCAGCATGATAACCACACATGCCATGTACACCTCCACCCGGCGGAGTGGAGGAGGAAGATATAAAAATTTGTTTATCCGAAGTACGATAGGGCGTTAAACGAAAAGAAGGCCGCGTATACAATTGTGATAAGTTAATAATACCGCCGCCGATATCCCCACCCACATAATTAGGATTGTACGATTCCATCTGGCGTGCATTCATCGTATGTCTAGCCAAAATTAGTTCCTTAAAACCGGGTGCAAATCTTTCTACCTGATTCTCTATCGCCGCAGTCATATCCTGGTTGGAGCCATGCGGAACATGACAATAGGCCCAAGCCGTATGCTGCCCATCAGGAGCCCGTTGCGGATCCACAATACTTTGCTGCGCCAACAAAACAAAAGGCTTGGAAACAGCATGCCCCATTTCATTTTGCTTTTCAGAAAAACTAATCTCTTCAAAAGTACCTCCCAAATGCAAAGTAGCGGCTTGCCTGCACAATGTTGCCCCAAAAGGAATCGGTGCGCGCAACGCCCAATCTATTTTGAAAACGCCCATACCGTAGCGAAACCGCTCCAACTGCCAGCGATAAAAAGAGGAGAAGCGATGTCCTGCAATACGCAACAGCTGACGCGGTGTCACATCAAAAACAAAAGCTTTTGCAGGAGGTAGCTCTTCAATCCGCTCTACCATCGTGCCCGTTTCAATAACACCTCCTAGTGACACAAAATAGTCGCTCAAGGCTTTAGCAATACTTTGCGAACCTCCCGCCGGCACAGGCCAACCTTTAATATGGGCTGCCGCATTCAGTACCAGCCCTATGGATGCTGTGGCCCAGCCATCCAAGGATCGAATGGAATGTCCGGCCATGCCTGCCCATACGCCTCTAGCTTCGCGCGTAGCAAATCGCTTTACAATTTGCGAAGCAGGCTGTAAGGCCTTCAAACCAAATCCTGCTAGAGCAAAAGGATCCTTGGGAAATCGCAGTGGTCGTAATAAAT encodes the following:
- the thi4_2 gene encoding Thiamine thiazole synthase produces the protein MNKSFDAIVVGSGPNGLAAAITLQMAGVEVLLIEGQHEVGGGLRTKELTLPGFLHDVCSAVHPMAIHSPFFAALPLEQFGLRYLHSPVTLAHPFSATEAAGIVASLEDTAASFGADKQAYLDLIGSVVERWPRIINDLLRPLRFPKDPFALAGFGLKALQPASQIVKRFATREARGVWAGMAGHSIRSLDGWATASIGLVLNAAAHIKGWPVPAGGSQSIAKALSDYFVSLGGVIETGTMVERIEELPPAKAFVFDVTPRQLLRIAGHRFSSFYRWQLERFRYGMGVFKIDWALRAPIPFGATLCRQAATLHLGGTFEEISFSEKQNEMGHAVSKPFVLLAQQSIVDPQRAPDGQHTAWAYCHVPHGSNQDMTAAIENQVERFAPGFKELILARHTMNARQMESYNPNYVGGDIGGGIINLSQLYTRPSFRLTPYRTSDKQIFISSSSTPPGGGVHGMCGYHAARTVLKDIFHKKDNLDL
- the pyrC gene encoding Dihydroorotase, yielding MNLIIKQAKIVDPTSSHHGKVIDIHISNGRIISIGKNLKAKGAREVALPQLHVSPGWVDIFADFADPGFEFRETISSGAKAAAAGGFTTVCVMPNTNPVVDQKAVVEYIIQKAKGLPVTVLPLGSITRNAEGKELAEMYDMKLSGAVAFTDGKNPVQSSGLLVKALQYIKSFNGVIIQVPDDRSINPHGVVNEGITSTQMGLPGRPDIAEEIAVAGNIKLAAYAESGLHFTGVSTEASLKLIKDAKQKKLDITCSVTPYHLVFCDEDITTYDTNLKVNPPLRNKKDRKALQKAVGEGLVDCIASHHIPQDKDHKIVEFEYAKNGMLSLQTVYAALNTTLPDVTQERWIELLAINPRKILNLDIPSIEEGNIASITLFNPQEEWVLDQGAVLSISKNTPFIGKAFKGKPLGIYHNNQLVLN